Proteins co-encoded in one Treponema succinifaciens DSM 2489 genomic window:
- a CDS encoding CIS tube protein, with protein MALEKAVISNLDKGEDIAVMFNPKEYVMEKKTPWSEVNVFGMDAPPVQFTMGERKRLSMELFFDTSEDKTDVRNYTSKVEELMLVNAQEHRPPLLRFSWGSLSFDCVLEDLVQRFTLFDNSGLPLRAILKVVFKEYSTAATQLSNTRRESADHTKRMALREGETLSSISAREYNDSRKWRAIADANNIDDPENVMPGTIVELPPLY; from the coding sequence ATGGCACTGGAAAAAGCGGTTATTAGTAACTTGGATAAAGGCGAAGATATAGCGGTAATGTTTAATCCAAAAGAATATGTTATGGAAAAAAAGACTCCTTGGAGTGAAGTTAATGTTTTTGGAATGGATGCTCCGCCGGTGCAATTTACAATGGGAGAAAGAAAAAGACTGAGCATGGAGCTTTTTTTTGATACTTCGGAAGATAAGACCGATGTTCGCAATTATACTTCCAAAGTTGAGGAGCTTATGCTTGTGAATGCTCAGGAACATAGACCTCCGCTTTTAAGATTTAGCTGGGGAAGTCTCAGTTTTGATTGTGTATTGGAAGACCTTGTTCAGCGTTTTACACTTTTTGATAATAGCGGGCTTCCTCTACGGGCAATTCTTAAAGTTGTATTCAAAGAGTATTCAACAGCAGCGACACAATTATCAAATACAAGGCGTGAATCTGCCGATCATACAAAAAGAATGGCATTAAGAGAAGGTGAGACTCTCAGTTCTATCAGTGCCCGGGAATATAATGACAGCCGAAAATGGCGAGCCATTGCAGATGCTAATAACATTGATGATCCTGAAAATGTTATGCCGGGAACAATAGTAGAACTTCCGCCCCTTTATTAG
- a CDS encoding phage late control D family protein, translated as MSSENKTLTPIWIVYADGARLPWKYEGALKKIRVSDRLSSIGTASLVFGMSALDFDNDDVFSEGSEVSVHLGYKDDVEEVFSGEVTGFVPRFGEYGAPQMEVQIETKLHRLDKGIRAKAFESKTTAQIIKEIITNHNLKAEVEEFGPKHNYTEQRNITDYDYITQLACKYGKAVWCQGSTVYVKTEITPSDDDVILEWGKSIISARAKTSMTKQLSAATCTGWSIMDCRGFAATATMKDIPLKIGGEYSWEDNSKGYDPKKIEQITTEEIIDEEDAAAVAKAYIQNRSFKFQSCDIKTQGNYRIKPGNRLTVKYIAKQSDGEYLIESVEHTLDMQGGFITRCHLKRNFCGVSNNRSISAIDRERIDSHGSNAQEETAASTSAGGNHEETQNDTEESNAEEKNPSITNPHWEDENGKTLTKALVGDEVFLCADVTDIADGATAKINIVEKDDDGNDDFVAELSTSVQEGKIRRKWKVIYTEDTDDTESQKEMEEKGYTLPEYAFTVECDGIVSEESGKLDVMGWIRTRILDKKNKRPVKNMPYKIYYDDGTKETGTTDGEGYLIKYNLRKKYKYIELEF; from the coding sequence ATGTCATCAGAGAACAAAACGCTGACCCCGATATGGATAGTCTATGCGGACGGAGCGAGGCTTCCCTGGAAGTATGAGGGGGCATTGAAGAAAATCAGAGTTTCTGACAGGCTTAGCTCAATCGGAACTGCGAGCCTTGTCTTCGGTATGTCAGCGCTGGACTTTGACAATGACGATGTATTCTCCGAAGGAAGCGAGGTCTCGGTTCATCTGGGCTACAAAGACGATGTCGAGGAAGTTTTCTCAGGCGAGGTAACGGGCTTCGTGCCGCGGTTCGGTGAGTACGGCGCACCCCAGATGGAAGTCCAAATAGAAACAAAACTGCACAGGCTGGACAAAGGCATACGCGCAAAGGCATTTGAAAGCAAGACAACAGCCCAGATTATAAAAGAAATCATCACAAATCATAATCTGAAAGCCGAGGTCGAGGAATTCGGCCCGAAGCACAACTACACGGAGCAAAGGAACATCACTGACTATGACTACATCACTCAGCTCGCCTGCAAGTACGGGAAGGCGGTCTGGTGTCAGGGCAGCACTGTTTATGTAAAAACTGAAATAACGCCGAGCGACGACGACGTAATCCTCGAATGGGGAAAGTCGATAATCAGCGCAAGGGCAAAGACGAGCATGACAAAGCAGCTTTCTGCTGCGACCTGCACGGGCTGGAGCATTATGGACTGCAGGGGCTTTGCGGCGACGGCCACGATGAAGGACATCCCGCTCAAAATCGGGGGCGAATACTCTTGGGAGGACAACTCGAAGGGCTACGACCCGAAGAAAATCGAGCAGATTACCACCGAAGAAATTATCGACGAGGAAGACGCGGCGGCAGTCGCAAAGGCGTACATCCAGAACCGCTCGTTCAAGTTCCAGAGCTGCGACATAAAGACACAGGGGAACTACCGCATAAAGCCGGGCAACCGCCTCACGGTGAAATATATCGCGAAGCAGAGCGACGGCGAGTACCTGATTGAGAGCGTGGAGCACACGCTAGACATGCAGGGCGGATTCATAACGAGATGCCATCTTAAAAGGAACTTCTGCGGAGTAAGCAACAACAGAAGCATAAGCGCAATCGACAGGGAACGGATAGACAGCCATGGCTCAAATGCACAGGAAGAGACCGCAGCATCAACCTCTGCGGGCGGAAACCATGAAGAAACGCAGAACGACACAGAAGAAAGCAACGCAGAAGAAAAGAACCCTTCAATCACAAATCCGCACTGGGAAGATGAAAACGGCAAGACACTTACAAAAGCCCTGGTCGGCGATGAAGTTTTTCTTTGCGCCGATGTAACGGACATTGCAGACGGAGCGACAGCAAAAATAAATATTGTTGAGAAAGACGACGATGGCAACGATGATTTTGTCGCGGAGCTGAGCACGTCTGTACAGGAAGGAAAAATCCGCCGCAAGTGGAAAGTCATATACACAGAGGACACTGACGACACCGAAAGCCAGAAAGAAATGGAAGAAAAAGGCTACACCTTGCCTGAATATGCATTTACTGTTGAATGTGATGGGATTGTTAGCGAGGAAAGCGGAAAGTTGGATGTTATGGGGTGGATAAGAACGAGGATTTTAGACAAGAAAAATAAACGACCTGTAAAAAATATGCCTTATAAAATTTATTATGATGACGGTACGAAAGAAACAGGAACTACAGATGGTGAAGGATATTTAATAAAGTATAATCTCAGAAAAAAATATAAATATATAGAATTGGAGTTTTAA
- a CDS encoding DUF4347 domain-containing protein, producing the protein MTKIKIKPKLGIEDEIQIDTPVQRYIIISCFRGGSSEDIGTGFIDAANTLRKKLEKELDSYKANINIEIYNIDSITTLVGIINKGNIKQLDIFSHGGTEHLVIGSGEGIGKRELLYASDLSKFNKDSFLKDAIITFWGCKTASNPSRFRKFIGKKCIAEEFANYFKKCKVVGFTGGAIQASSPTSKPDINFIHKQGDDVWFVTWGTVKIFYED; encoded by the coding sequence ATGACCAAAATAAAAATAAAACCAAAATTAGGAATTGAGGATGAAATTCAAATTGATACTCCTGTGCAGCGATATATTATTATTTCGTGCTTTCGAGGAGGTTCATCAGAGGATATTGGAACTGGATTTATTGATGCGGCAAATACTCTCAGAAAAAAACTTGAGAAAGAACTCGATTCATATAAAGCCAACATTAATATAGAAATTTATAATATAGACAGCATAACAACTTTAGTTGGCATTATAAATAAAGGCAATATAAAGCAGTTGGATATCTTCTCTCATGGAGGTACAGAGCATTTAGTTATAGGCTCTGGAGAAGGTATTGGTAAAAGAGAGCTGTTATATGCATCAGATTTATCAAAATTTAATAAAGATTCATTTTTGAAAGATGCAATCATAACATTTTGGGGATGTAAAACGGCTTCGAATCCTAGTAGGTTTAGAAAGTTTATTGGAAAAAAATGTATAGCTGAAGAATTTGCTAACTATTTTAAGAAATGTAAAGTTGTTGGTTTTACAGGAGGCGCAATTCAGGCTTCTAGTCCAACATCCAAACCTGATATTAATTTTATTCATAAACAAGGTGATGATGTATGGTTTGTGACCTGGGGAACTGTAAAAATATTTTATGAAGACTAG